Genomic DNA from bacterium:
TACTTCTTATAATACTTCATTGCTTCGGGAATCCAGGAATTGATATCCTCTATTCTTGTCTGGTCAGAAGGGTGAGTACTTAAAAATTCCGGTGGTGATCCACCTTGTTTCCCTGCAGCCATTCTTTTCCAGAATTCCGGTGCAGCATGCGGATCGTAGCCAGCCATCGCCATAAAAATTAATCCGAGATGATCAGCTTCGCTTTCGTGTGTTCTGCTGTAGGGAAGCATGATTCCTACAGTTGTTCCTACTCCGTAAACTGAAAGCCAGATTGCTTGTGTTTGAGCAGGTTCATCTTTCATTGCAACCATCAATCCAACTGCGCCGACTTGCTGTAAAAGCTGTTGACTCATCCTTTCATTCCCGTGCTCGGCAATTGCGTGGGCAATTTCGTGACCCATTACGACTGCCAAACCAACTTCATCCTGAGTGACAGGTAATATACCTGTATAAACCACAACCTTACCGCCAGGCATGCACCATGCATTTACCTGTTCATCCTCTACAAG
This window encodes:
- a CDS encoding M48 family metallopeptidase; translated protein: MKQIIISFVFAVVTVFLFQTCSSVPLTGRSQLNMIPSSEMLSMSFQQYDQFLKESKLSTNQSQVNMVKSVGGKIKTAVERYMADNKLSNRLKGYNWEFNLVEDEQVNAWCMPGGKVVVYTGILPVTQDEVGLAVVMGHEIAHAIAEHGNERMSQQLLQQVGAVGLMVAMKDEPAQTQAIWLSVYGVGTTVGIMLPYSRTHESEADHLGLIFMAMAGYDPHAAPEFWKRMAAGKQGGSPPEFLSTHPSDQTRIEDINSWIPEAMKYYKK